From Anoplopoma fimbria isolate UVic2021 breed Golden Eagle Sablefish chromosome 11, Afim_UVic_2022, whole genome shotgun sequence, one genomic window encodes:
- the rdm1 gene encoding RAD52 motif-containing protein 1 produces MEVDVLEFRVPVEDNKTLFVWNIQPSHTEAQIHVGLLRLFSSFGPVYLLKVVPNSALGPAGFYALIRFYSAAQASRAQRQTDGRPLFQKSPLKVRLSSKQTSHFLSDSSRPLSHARCLELANHCLGFNGWTSDIITLKELTNEEEGEEGEEEEGGGRRRRLKFGCLLQLSFPHHGQKTRAAAVVEDSFTCTGPDVLLQNRRTLQRRVREKALVQAFTTVLLVLLGNGKVMVELKQTSDQLPPEQTDGVLQVNQFAVDDEEEGGDEEWDLTVS; encoded by the exons ATGGAGGTCGACGTCCTGGAGTTCAGGGTCCCGGTTGAGGACAACAAGACCCTGTTTGTGTGGAACATCCAGCCGTCTCACACCGAGGCTCAAATCCAC GTGGGGTTGCTCCGCCTCTTCTCGTCCTTCGGTCCGGTCTACCTGCTGAAGGTGGTTCCTAACTCGGCTCTCGGTCCTGCGGGGTTCTACGCCCTCATCAGGTTCTACTCTGCTGCTCAGGCCTCACGGGCACAACGGCAGACGGACGGACGGCCGCTGTTCCAGAAGTCTCCTCTCAAG GTGAGGCTGAGCTCCAAACAGActtctcacttcctgtctgacagcagcagaccTCTAAGCCACGCCCGCTGCCTGGAACTGGCCAATCACTGCTTGGGATTCAACGGCTGGAcctctgacatcatcaca CTCAAGGAGCtcaccaacgaagaagaaggggaggagggggaggaggaggaaggtggaggCAGACGGAGGAGACTGAAGTTTGGCTGTCTGCTGCAGCTCTCCTTCCCTCATCACGGACAGAAgaccagagcagcagcagtggtggagGACAGCTTCACCTgcacag gtccagaTGTTCTACTGCAGAACCGACGTACACTACAGAGACGGGTCAGAGAGAAAGCTCTGGTCCAGGCCTTCACCACAGTACTACTCGTACTACTAG gAAACGGTAAAGTGATGGTGGAGCTGAAGCAGACCTCAGATCAGCTCCCACCTGAGCAGACGGACGGAGTCCTTCAG GTGAACCAGTTTGCTgttgatgatgaagaggagggtggTGATGAAGAGTGGGATCTGACTGTATCATAG
- the ifnphi1 gene encoding interferon phi 1 has translation MIIWTCLLAFLLCIAGTPVLCCDCLRHYGHLSNASLTLVQTMGGQLTDQESPVPFPYKLYKYIRNAKVDKQLVFIRDSLELIAGLYRHDNLSSITWDTDKTEHFLMILHRQEDELKSCVSTHSRKVSALRKYYRKLNKSTLYRTGGGPASWEIIRKETKKHLVQLDLLVGFVVESAADSICSVSL, from the exons ATGATCATCTGGACCTGCCTGCTCGCATTCCTCCTCTGCATTGCCGGGACCCCCGTCCTCTGCTGTGATTGTCTCAGACACTATGGTCACCTGAGCAACGCCTCTCTGACTCTCGTCCAAACCATG GGCGGTCAGCTGACTGACCAGGAGAGTCCAGTGCCCTTTCCATACAAACTCTACAAATACATAAGGAACGCAAAg GTAGATAAACAGCTGGTTTTCATCAGAGACAGTCTGGAGCTGATCGCTGGTCTCTATCGCCATGACAACCTCTCCTCCATTACCTGGGATACAGACAAGACCGAACACTTCCTCATGATCCTCCACCGACAGGAGGACGAACTGAAGAGCTGT GTGTCGACTCACAGCCGAAAAGTCAGCGCACTGAGAAAATACTACCGGAAACTGAATAAGAGTACTTTGTACCGCACC GGTGGCGGTCCTGCGTCCTGGGAGATCATCAGGAAGGAGACTAAGAAGCATCTGGTCCAGTTGGACCTGCTGGTCGGCTTCGTGGTGGAGTCGGCGGCGGACTCGATCTGCTCAGTTTCTCTGTGA